The following are encoded in a window of Allosphingosinicella indica genomic DNA:
- a CDS encoding amino acid aminotransferase, which produces MTQEAHAVEGKTLFERLEAQPADALLALIALSRADTRPDKIDLGVGVYRDAAGNTPILRAVKAAERVLIETQDTKTYLGSAGDERFVELIKPIVFGAQAAPNDAIVGVQTPGGCGALRLGAELIRVAGGGARIFVGQPTWPNHMPLIGSAGVPIVQYPYYDPRSRTVLFDAMMDALEGANAGDVVLLHGCCHNPTGADLDLNQWRAVADLVSRRGLVPFVDLAYQGLGNGLEEDAAGTRLVVEAADQALVAQSCDKNFGLYRERTGALFAKGTSAKNAQIILGNLLGLARTSWSMPPDHGAAVVRIILDTPELAADWRAELREMLARIRELRARIAAADPRLAYIDDQNGMFSILPLTPDQVLELRAAHGIYVAGSGRFNVAGLSDDNVDRFAAAVLSFLPEPADA; this is translated from the coding sequence ATGACGCAAGAAGCCCACGCGGTGGAGGGGAAGACGTTGTTCGAGCGGCTGGAGGCGCAGCCCGCCGACGCGCTGCTCGCGCTCATTGCGCTCTCCCGCGCCGACACAAGGCCCGACAAGATCGACCTCGGCGTCGGCGTCTATCGCGATGCCGCCGGCAACACGCCGATCCTCCGCGCGGTCAAGGCCGCCGAGCGGGTGCTGATCGAAACGCAGGACACCAAGACCTATCTCGGCTCCGCGGGCGACGAGCGGTTCGTCGAGCTCATCAAGCCGATCGTCTTCGGCGCGCAGGCGGCACCCAACGATGCGATCGTCGGCGTGCAGACGCCGGGTGGCTGCGGCGCGCTGCGGCTGGGCGCGGAACTCATCCGCGTCGCGGGCGGCGGCGCGCGCATCTTCGTCGGCCAGCCGACCTGGCCCAACCATATGCCGCTCATCGGCAGCGCTGGCGTGCCGATCGTTCAGTATCCCTATTACGATCCCAGATCGCGCACCGTGCTGTTCGACGCGATGATGGATGCGCTGGAAGGCGCGAATGCAGGTGATGTCGTGCTGCTCCACGGCTGCTGCCACAACCCCACCGGCGCCGATCTCGATCTCAACCAGTGGCGCGCAGTCGCCGATCTCGTCTCGCGCCGTGGCCTCGTGCCGTTCGTCGATCTCGCCTATCAGGGCCTCGGCAACGGGCTGGAGGAGGATGCCGCGGGCACGCGGCTCGTCGTCGAGGCGGCCGATCAGGCGCTGGTCGCGCAAAGCTGCGACAAGAATTTCGGCCTCTACCGCGAGCGCACCGGCGCCCTGTTCGCCAAGGGGACAAGCGCCAAGAACGCCCAGATCATCCTCGGCAATCTGCTCGGCCTGGCGCGCACGAGCTGGTCGATGCCGCCCGATCACGGCGCGGCCGTGGTCCGCATCATCCTCGACACGCCCGAGCTCGCCGCCGACTGGCGCGCGGAGCTGCGCGAGATGCTGGCGCGTATCCGCGAGTTGCGGGCGCGCATCGCCGCCGCCGATCCGCGGCTCGCCTACATCGACGATCAGAACGGCATGTTCTCGATCCTGCCGCTGACGCCCGATCAGGTGCTGGAACTACGCGCCGCGCACGGCATCTATGTCGCGGGATCGGGCCGGTTCAACGTCGCCGGCCTGTCCGACGACAATGTCGATCGCTTCGCCGCCGCGGTGCTGTCCTTCCTGCCGGAGCCCGCCGATGCCTGA
- a CDS encoding Lrp/AsnC family transcriptional regulator, whose product MKEDGQLDAIDKRLLRELQRDAGLSHAALAEKVGASSASVWRRIRALEQAGVIGKTVRLADPEALGRSVNVLCQVRMNRQTTASRAEFEQFIQSRAEIVECYAMSGEWDYLLRIAVKDVADYDRFIMRGVLAHPSVANAASNFALRQVKYTTEIPV is encoded by the coding sequence ATGAAGGAAGACGGTCAACTCGACGCGATCGACAAACGGCTGCTACGCGAACTGCAGCGCGATGCGGGCCTCAGCCATGCCGCGCTGGCGGAAAAGGTCGGCGCCTCCTCCGCATCGGTGTGGCGCCGCATAAGGGCTTTGGAGCAAGCCGGGGTGATCGGCAAGACCGTCCGCCTCGCCGACCCCGAGGCGCTCGGCCGCTCGGTCAACGTGCTCTGCCAGGTGCGCATGAACCGCCAGACCACCGCCAGCCGCGCCGAATTCGAGCAGTTCATCCAGTCGCGCGCCGAAATCGTCGAATGCTATGCAATGTCGGGCGAGTGGGATTATCTGCTACGGATCGCAGTGAAGGACGTCGCCGACTACGACCGCTTCATCATGCGCGGCGTGCTGGCGCACCCGAGCGTTGCCAACGCCGCCAGCAATTTCGCGCTCCGTCAGGTGAAATATACGACGGAGATACCGGTTTAG
- a CDS encoding Ku protein, producing the protein MAARPYWKGQIRLALVSIPVEIYSATKSGATIAFNQIHEPTGKRIKYEKVVPGVGAVDPDEIVKGFALAKGKYVLLEDEEIEAVKLESKKTLELTQFVDSQEIDPLYYERPYYVVPADDLAEEAFVVLREALRHTKKVALGQLAMRGREYIVSLKPCGRGILLETLRYADEVNKAQGYFRDIGDVKPDAELLELAETLIDKKTAKFDPSKFHDRYVDALKDLIERKSKGRKIETDDEAPMPSRGSNVIDLMAALKKSVEKPGAAKKASAKKAPAKKTAKAPARKKAANG; encoded by the coding sequence ATGGCGGCACGGCCTTATTGGAAGGGACAGATCCGGCTCGCGCTGGTCTCGATCCCGGTCGAAATCTATTCCGCGACCAAGAGCGGCGCGACGATCGCCTTCAACCAGATCCACGAGCCCACCGGCAAGCGCATCAAATATGAGAAGGTGGTGCCCGGCGTCGGCGCGGTCGATCCCGACGAGATCGTCAAGGGCTTCGCGCTCGCCAAGGGCAAATATGTGCTGCTGGAAGACGAGGAGATCGAAGCGGTCAAGCTGGAGAGCAAGAAGACGCTGGAGCTGACCCAGTTCGTCGATTCCCAGGAGATCGACCCGCTCTATTACGAGCGGCCTTATTATGTCGTCCCCGCCGACGATCTGGCCGAGGAGGCCTTCGTGGTGCTGCGCGAGGCGCTGCGGCATACAAAGAAGGTGGCGCTGGGGCAGCTCGCGATGCGGGGGCGCGAATATATCGTCAGCCTCAAACCCTGCGGCCGCGGCATCTTGCTGGAGACGCTGCGTTATGCCGACGAGGTCAACAAGGCGCAGGGCTATTTCCGCGACATCGGCGACGTGAAGCCCGACGCCGAACTGCTCGAGCTGGCCGAGACGCTGATCGACAAGAAAACCGCGAAGTTCGATCCGTCCAAGTTCCACGACCGCTATGTCGATGCGCTGAAGGATCTGATCGAGCGCAAATCGAAGGGCCGCAAGATCGAGACCGACGACGAGGCGCCGATGCCATCACGCGGATCAAACGTGATCGACCTGATGGCCGCGCTGAAGAAATCGGTCGAGAAGCCGGGCGCGGCGAAGAAAGCCTCTGCGAAGAAGGCCCCGGCGAAGAAGACCGCCAAGGCACCGGCGCGCAAGAAAGCGGCCAATGGCTGA
- the ligD gene encoding DNA ligase D, with amino-acid sequence MAKKPDPLETYNRKRDFAKTKEPSGKRARKPGNSFMVQKHDATRLHYDLRLEKDGVLKSWAVTRGPSLDPADKRLAVETEDHPLSYATFEGTIPKGEYGGGTVMLWDRGTWAPIAGKGADDLDEGHLHFTLDGERMKGEWLLVRMKRRPGEKRDNWLLRKVEDEHAGAPDGLTGTYLTSVSTGRTMDEIAKGKDPPRNGEGDHAKHGGGGAASRSSPPPPRAKGARSPSPSRGGFKPPAFRKLQLATLVDAVPGGSAWLHEMKYDGYRCLLSIGGRRAKIFTRSGLDWTDKFPEIAEAAAELEVGSALLDGEIVSLDDRGVTSFSALQQAISEGGRGLTLFLFDALAIDGKDLTKLPNIERKARLASLIGEGKPPAILYAEHVVGAGEKLFDAMCEAGGEGIVSKKADAPYRGARTKSWLKVKCTRRQEFVVMGWTPSDKAGRALRNLLLGVREGKTLRYAGKVGTGFSQAVMTELMAKFDKLGRKTAPAEVPRAEARGARWVTPSLVAEIAFAEFTAENVVRHASFLGLRSDKKADAVTVEKPAALPAADKDDVRISNPDRVIFPDAKITKGALADYYRAVGTLMLPTLSHRPVSLVRCPQGRAKHCFFQKHDAGSFGPHVHAVPIREKDGGKEDYLYVEDVPGILACVQMGSIEFHGWGSRVEAVEMPDRLVFDLDPDEGLGFDAVKKAATDLRRYLDDIGLQTFAMLTGGKGLHVIAPLTPEAKWPAVKDFAQRFALALAEAEPDRFTATMSKAKRKGRIFLDWLRNQRGSTAILPYSARAREGAPIAAPIAWDELADFEGGNAFSVKDAETLLERASSRTLQGWGVADQVLPDV; translated from the coding sequence ATGGCCAAGAAGCCCGACCCGCTCGAAACCTACAATCGCAAGCGTGATTTTGCGAAGACGAAGGAGCCTTCCGGCAAACGCGCTCGCAAGCCCGGTAACAGCTTCATGGTGCAGAAGCATGATGCGACGCGGTTGCATTATGATCTGCGGCTCGAAAAGGACGGCGTGCTCAAGAGCTGGGCGGTGACGCGCGGGCCGAGCCTAGACCCCGCCGACAAAAGGCTCGCGGTCGAGACCGAGGATCATCCGCTGAGCTACGCGACCTTCGAGGGCACGATTCCCAAGGGCGAATATGGCGGCGGCACGGTGATGCTGTGGGATCGCGGCACCTGGGCGCCGATCGCGGGCAAGGGCGCCGACGACCTGGACGAAGGCCATCTCCACTTCACGCTCGACGGCGAGCGGATGAAGGGCGAGTGGCTGCTCGTCCGCATGAAGCGCCGCCCGGGCGAGAAGCGCGACAATTGGTTGCTAAGGAAGGTCGAGGATGAACATGCCGGGGCGCCCGATGGGCTGACGGGGACGTATCTGACCTCCGTATCGACCGGACGGACGATGGACGAGATTGCGAAGGGAAAAGATCCTCCTCGGAACGGGGAGGGGGACCATGCGAAGCATGGTGGAGGGGGGGCTGCGTCTCGCTCCAGCCCCCCTCCACCACGCGCCAAGGGCGCGCGGTCCCCCTCCCCGTCCCGGGGAGGATTTAAGCCCCCCGCCTTTCGAAAACTGCAACTCGCGACCCTCGTCGATGCGGTGCCGGGCGGATCGGCGTGGCTGCACGAGATGAAATATGACGGCTATCGCTGCCTGCTCTCGATCGGCGGCCGGCGGGCGAAGATCTTCACACGCTCCGGGCTCGACTGGACGGACAAGTTCCCCGAGATCGCGGAGGCCGCCGCTGAGCTGGAGGTCGGCTCGGCGTTGCTCGACGGCGAGATCGTCAGCCTCGACGATCGCGGCGTCACCAGTTTCTCTGCACTCCAGCAGGCGATAAGCGAGGGCGGGCGCGGCCTCACCCTCTTCCTGTTCGACGCACTGGCAATCGACGGCAAAGACCTCACCAAGCTCCCCAATATCGAGCGCAAGGCGCGGCTCGCGTCGCTGATCGGCGAGGGCAAGCCACCCGCGATCCTCTATGCCGAGCATGTCGTAGGCGCGGGCGAGAAGCTGTTCGACGCGATGTGCGAAGCCGGCGGCGAAGGCATCGTCTCCAAGAAGGCCGACGCGCCCTATCGCGGCGCGCGCACGAAGAGCTGGCTCAAGGTCAAATGCACGCGGCGGCAGGAGTTCGTCGTTATGGGCTGGACGCCGAGCGACAAAGCGGGGCGCGCGCTGCGCAACCTGCTGCTCGGCGTGCGCGAGGGCAAGACGCTGCGCTATGCGGGCAAGGTCGGCACCGGCTTCTCTCAGGCAGTGATGACCGAGCTGATGGCGAAGTTCGACAAGCTCGGCCGTAAGACCGCGCCGGCGGAGGTTCCCCGCGCCGAGGCTCGCGGCGCACGCTGGGTGACGCCGAGCCTGGTCGCTGAAATCGCCTTCGCCGAGTTCACCGCGGAAAATGTCGTGCGCCACGCGAGCTTCCTGGGGCTCAGAAGCGACAAGAAGGCGGATGCGGTAACGGTCGAGAAGCCCGCCGCTCTCCCCGCGGCGGACAAGGACGACGTGCGCATCAGCAACCCCGATCGCGTCATATTCCCCGATGCGAAGATCACCAAGGGCGCCCTCGCCGATTATTATCGTGCGGTCGGGACGCTGATGCTCCCCACGCTCTCGCACCGGCCGGTGAGCCTGGTCCGCTGTCCGCAGGGTCGCGCGAAACATTGCTTCTTCCAGAAGCACGACGCGGGAAGCTTCGGCCCGCACGTCCATGCCGTGCCGATCCGCGAGAAGGACGGCGGCAAGGAGGATTATCTCTATGTCGAGGACGTGCCCGGCATTCTCGCCTGCGTGCAGATGGGGTCGATCGAGTTTCATGGCTGGGGATCGCGCGTCGAAGCAGTCGAGATGCCCGACCGGCTGGTGTTCGATCTCGATCCCGACGAGGGGCTTGGCTTCGATGCGGTGAAGAAGGCGGCGACGGACCTTCGCCGGTACCTCGACGACATCGGCCTCCAGACCTTCGCGATGCTGACCGGCGGCAAGGGCCTCCACGTGATCGCGCCGCTGACGCCGGAGGCGAAGTGGCCGGCGGTCAAGGACTTCGCCCAGCGCTTCGCGCTCGCGCTTGCCGAGGCGGAGCCGGATCGCTTCACCGCGACCATGTCCAAGGCCAAGCGCAAAGGGCGCATCTTCCTCGACTGGCTGCGCAACCAGCGCGGATCGACCGCGATCCTCCCCTACTCCGCCCGCGCCCGCGAAGGCGCGCCGATCGCCGCGCCGATCGCCTGGGACGAGCTTGCCGATTTCGAGGGCGGCAACGCGTTTTCGGTGAAGGATGCGGAGACATTGCTCGAACGTGCGTCGAGCCGGACGCTGCAAGGCTGGGGTGTCGCCGACCAGGTTTTGCCCGACGTCTAG
- a CDS encoding LysR family transcriptional regulator, with the protein MIRPNLPLNALRAFEAAGRHLSFTNAAIELCVTPAALSHQVKALEERLGALLFRRLPRGLALTDEGRALMPALTESFDRIADMLGRFRGGAVREVLSVGVVGTFAVGWLMPRIARFQEAHPFIDLRLLTNNNRVDIAAEGLDYAIRFGDGAWHGTDAVRLFEPSFTPLCSPATAQRLRQPQDLAREILLRSYRADDWPDWFRVAGLQPPPLTGPVFDSSRLMVEAAMQGAGVALAPPRLFERELADGRIVQPFAAAVATGAYWLTRLKSREPSAAMKSFSDWMAAEAA; encoded by the coding sequence ATGATCCGCCCCAATCTTCCGCTCAACGCCCTGCGTGCTTTCGAGGCGGCGGGGCGGCATCTGAGTTTCACCAATGCGGCGATCGAGCTGTGCGTGACGCCCGCCGCGCTCAGCCACCAGGTGAAGGCGCTGGAGGAGCGGCTTGGCGCGCTCCTGTTCCGCCGCCTGCCGCGTGGGCTGGCGCTTACCGACGAGGGGAGGGCGCTGATGCCCGCGCTCACCGAAAGCTTCGATCGCATCGCCGACATGCTCGGCCGGTTTCGCGGCGGTGCGGTGCGCGAAGTGCTAAGCGTCGGCGTGGTCGGCACTTTCGCGGTCGGCTGGCTGATGCCGCGGATCGCGCGCTTCCAGGAGGCGCATCCGTTCATCGACCTCCGGCTGCTCACCAACAACAACCGCGTCGATATCGCCGCCGAGGGCCTCGATTACGCCATCCGCTTCGGCGACGGCGCCTGGCACGGCACGGACGCGGTGCGGCTGTTCGAGCCCTCCTTCACCCCACTATGCAGCCCGGCGACCGCCCAGCGCCTGCGACAGCCGCAGGACCTGGCGCGCGAAATATTGCTGCGCTCCTACCGCGCCGACGACTGGCCGGACTGGTTCCGCGTCGCCGGGCTCCAGCCGCCGCCGCTGACCGGCCCGGTGTTCGATTCCTCGCGGCTGATGGTCGAAGCGGCGATGCAGGGGGCAGGGGTCGCGCTCGCGCCGCCGCGGCTGTTCGAGCGCGAGCTGGCCGACGGCCGGATCGTCCAGCCATTCGCGGCGGCGGTCGCGACCGGCGCCTATTGGCTGACGCGCCTCAAGTCGCGCGAGCCGAGCGCGGCGATGAAATCATTCTCGGATTGGATGGCGGCCGAGGCTGCCTAG
- a CDS encoding subclass B3 metallo-beta-lactamase SIQ-1: MRRLSILVSLLLATAAPAAANDPKWSEPIAPFKIADGLYHVGSRDIAAFLIDGGKDGLVLLDAGVPDFAPRVIENIRTLGFDPKRVRILLNSQAHFDHAGGLAAIQKATGAKLLLSAPDAALMKRGGKRDFAFGDAVPYPVARVDGIVKDAHRVTIGTATLTAHITPGHTKGCTTWTMPLKVDGATKTALFICGTSAPGYRLIGNPAYPNIVADFRASFAKLKALPCDIFLGSHGSYFNMDEKRGRAGATPNPFLDPEGCSAFLDASSRRFETELAKQQADHLRAGTVQK, encoded by the coding sequence ATGCGCCGACTGAGCATTCTCGTATCGCTTCTACTTGCCACGGCCGCGCCCGCCGCGGCGAACGATCCCAAATGGAGCGAGCCGATCGCGCCGTTCAAGATCGCCGACGGGCTCTATCATGTCGGTTCGCGCGACATTGCGGCCTTTCTGATCGACGGCGGCAAGGACGGGCTGGTCCTGCTGGACGCGGGTGTGCCGGATTTCGCGCCGCGCGTGATCGAGAATATCCGCACGCTGGGCTTCGATCCCAAGCGCGTGCGCATCCTGCTCAACAGCCAGGCGCATTTCGACCATGCCGGTGGCCTTGCCGCGATCCAGAAGGCGACCGGCGCCAAGCTGCTACTGAGCGCGCCCGATGCGGCGTTGATGAAGCGCGGCGGCAAGCGCGACTTCGCTTTCGGCGACGCCGTCCCCTACCCTGTCGCGCGTGTCGACGGGATCGTGAAGGACGCCCACCGCGTGACGATCGGCACCGCGACGCTGACCGCCCACATCACTCCGGGTCATACCAAGGGCTGCACGACGTGGACGATGCCGCTGAAGGTAGACGGCGCGACGAAGACCGCGCTCTTCATCTGCGGCACCTCCGCGCCGGGCTACCGTTTGATCGGCAACCCCGCCTATCCCAACATCGTGGCCGATTTCCGCGCCAGCTTCGCGAAGCTGAAGGCACTGCCCTGCGACATCTTTCTCGGTTCGCACGGCTCCTATTTCAACATGGACGAAAAACGGGGCCGGGCCGGCGCGACGCCGAACCCGTTTCTCGATCCGGAAGGCTGCAGCGCCTTCCTCGATGCTTCCAGCCGCCGCTTCGAAACAGAGCTAGCCAAGCAGCAGGCGGATCATTTGCGCGCGGGGACCGTCCAGAAATAG
- a CDS encoding SAM-dependent methyltransferase, producing MKFMVLAVAGAAALASAAAIHSQNTAEPQLEAARPDVIYVPTPQPVVDAMLKMAKVKKGDVLYDLGSGDGRIPITAAKQFGVRGTGIDIDPERIKEANANAKAAGVTNLVTFRQADLFKSDFSEATVVTLYLLDSLNEKLRPKLLAELKPGTRIVSHAFRMGDWEPEAEQEIDGSRIYFWTVPARK from the coding sequence ATGAAGTTCATGGTCCTGGCGGTGGCAGGTGCCGCCGCGCTCGCGTCCGCGGCGGCGATCCATTCGCAGAACACCGCGGAGCCGCAGCTCGAAGCCGCGCGGCCCGACGTTATCTACGTGCCGACGCCGCAGCCGGTCGTCGATGCGATGCTCAAGATGGCGAAGGTCAAGAAGGGCGACGTGCTCTACGATCTTGGCTCGGGCGACGGCCGCATCCCGATCACCGCCGCCAAACAGTTCGGCGTGCGTGGCACCGGCATCGACATCGATCCCGAGCGGATCAAGGAAGCCAATGCCAATGCCAAAGCGGCGGGCGTCACCAATCTGGTCACCTTCAGGCAGGCGGACCTCTTCAAATCCGACTTCAGCGAAGCGACCGTGGTGACGCTCTATCTGCTCGACAGCCTCAACGAGAAGCTGCGGCCCAAGTTGCTCGCCGAATTGAAGCCCGGTACGCGCATCGTCAGCCACGCCTTCCGCATGGGCGACTGGGAGCCGGAAGCAGAGCAGGAGATCGACGGGTCGCGAATCTATTTCTGGACGGTCCCCGCGCGCAAATGA
- a CDS encoding APC family permease: MTAEAEARASGPGQTLGLRHVIVLTVGIVIGAGIFRTPSLVAANAGSETVFLLTWFVGGLLSIVGALVYAELASTYPSAGGDYHFLTRAFGRRLSFLYAWARLSVIQTGSIALLAFVFGDYIAAVLPIGPMGPAFYAAGAVIAFTLINWLHVHRGMGSQMWLTAMEVGGLLLIIGAGLLFAPEGTRLPPPSGEAQVGLVLVFVLLTFGGWSEAAYVSAELRGPKRRIAWALVGGLTLVTVLYLLVNYAYLRVLGLDGIAGSEAVASDMMNATLGPTGAVVISLMVAIAALTSLNASAITGARTSYAMGRNFPQLAWLGKWDEAHGTPRNALVAQAVIALALVIAGAFTRDGFQHAVEYTAPVFWLFLLLVGVSLFVLRARDPGAERPFRVPLYPMLPALFCLTSAYLLYSSLAYTGASALFGVAVLGVGALLLLFLEVPNEEEVTA, from the coding sequence ATGACGGCAGAGGCGGAAGCGAGGGCGTCCGGTCCCGGTCAGACGCTCGGCCTTCGCCACGTGATCGTGCTCACCGTCGGCATAGTCATCGGCGCCGGCATCTTCCGCACCCCGTCGCTCGTCGCCGCCAATGCCGGGAGCGAGACGGTTTTCCTCCTCACCTGGTTCGTCGGGGGATTGCTCTCTATCGTCGGCGCGCTCGTCTATGCCGAGCTGGCCTCGACCTATCCCAGCGCCGGCGGTGACTATCATTTCCTCACCCGCGCCTTCGGGCGGCGGCTAAGCTTCCTCTACGCCTGGGCGCGGCTGTCGGTGATCCAGACCGGCTCGATCGCTTTGCTCGCCTTCGTTTTCGGCGATTATATCGCGGCGGTGCTGCCGATCGGGCCGATGGGGCCGGCGTTCTATGCCGCCGGCGCCGTCATCGCCTTCACCCTCATCAACTGGCTCCACGTCCATCGCGGGATGGGCAGCCAGATGTGGCTGACCGCGATGGAGGTCGGCGGGCTGCTGCTCATCATCGGCGCCGGCCTGCTGTTCGCGCCGGAGGGCACCAGGCTGCCGCCGCCGTCGGGCGAGGCGCAGGTCGGGCTGGTCCTCGTTTTCGTGCTGCTCACCTTCGGCGGCTGGAGCGAAGCGGCCTATGTGTCGGCGGAGCTGCGCGGTCCAAAGCGACGGATCGCCTGGGCGCTGGTCGGCGGGCTGACGCTGGTGACGGTGCTCTATCTGCTGGTCAATTATGCCTATCTCCGCGTGCTCGGCCTCGACGGCATCGCTGGATCGGAAGCCGTGGCGTCAGACATGATGAATGCGACGCTGGGGCCCACGGGCGCGGTGGTCATCAGCCTGATGGTCGCGATCGCCGCGCTCACCTCGCTCAACGCCAGCGCAATCACCGGCGCGCGCACCAGCTACGCGATGGGACGCAATTTCCCGCAGCTCGCCTGGCTCGGCAAATGGGACGAGGCGCATGGCACGCCGCGCAACGCGCTGGTGGCGCAGGCGGTGATCGCGCTGGCACTTGTCATCGCCGGTGCCTTCACCCGCGACGGTTTCCAGCATGCGGTCGAATATACCGCGCCGGTGTTCTGGCTGTTCCTGCTTCTCGTCGGTGTTTCGCTGTTCGTGCTCCGCGCGCGCGATCCGGGCGCCGAGCGGCCGTTCCGCGTGCCGCTCTACCCGATGTTGCCCGCGCTCTTCTGCCTCACCAGCGCCTATCTCCTCTATTCCAGCCTCGCCTACACCGGCGCGAGCGCGCTGTTCGGCGTCGCCGTGCTCGGTGTCGGTGCGCTGCTGCTTCTGTTTCTCGAAGTTCCGAACGAAGAGGAGGTGACGGCATGA
- a CDS encoding toxic anion resistance protein: MATETKLKLDPPEVLTPVAPQDAAGLVPLKDSERSALQVKVDTFVDELVTIDANSPEFGKKVDQLTAMGRKEIAEAAGASNRFLDRPVKAIDSDTGIGSDLTQLRKTVEDLDPSRQGKLTGRKKFLGIIPFGGKLQGYFRQYQSAQTHISAILARLASGKDELLMDNAAIDTERAGLWKTMGKLEQMIHISKTMDAKLEEKANELDATDPAKAKAIRETALFYTRQRTTDLLTQMAVTVQGYLALDLVKKNNVELVKGVDRASTTTVSALRTAVTVAQALTNQKLVLDQITALNTTTANVIDGTGTMLKNQTGEIHKQAASATIPLETLQRAFQNIYDTMDQIDQFKLQALGNMKQTVDTLSNEVEKSRGYIARAEGVSQNRLEAATPLTAIEG, encoded by the coding sequence ATGGCCACCGAAACCAAGCTGAAGCTCGATCCGCCCGAGGTGCTGACGCCGGTCGCGCCGCAGGATGCCGCGGGGCTGGTGCCGCTGAAGGACAGCGAGCGATCGGCGCTGCAAGTGAAGGTGGACACCTTCGTCGACGAGCTGGTGACGATCGACGCCAATTCGCCCGAGTTCGGCAAGAAGGTCGATCAGCTCACCGCGATGGGCCGCAAGGAAATCGCCGAGGCCGCGGGCGCCTCCAACCGCTTTCTCGACCGACCGGTAAAGGCGATCGACAGCGACACCGGCATCGGCAGCGACCTCACCCAGCTCCGCAAGACGGTCGAGGATCTCGATCCCAGCCGCCAGGGCAAACTGACCGGGCGCAAGAAGTTTCTCGGCATCATCCCCTTCGGCGGCAAGTTGCAGGGCTATTTCCGCCAGTATCAGTCGGCCCAGACGCACATCTCGGCGATCCTGGCGCGGCTCGCGTCGGGCAAGGACGAGCTGCTGATGGACAATGCCGCCATCGACACGGAGCGCGCGGGCCTCTGGAAGACGATGGGCAAGCTCGAGCAGATGATCCACATCTCGAAAACGATGGACGCGAAGCTCGAGGAGAAGGCGAACGAGCTCGACGCGACCGACCCCGCCAAGGCCAAGGCGATCCGCGAGACGGCGCTGTTCTATACCCGTCAGCGCACCACCGATCTGCTCACCCAGATGGCGGTGACGGTGCAGGGCTATCTCGCGCTCGATCTCGTCAAGAAGAACAATGTCGAGCTGGTGAAGGGCGTCGACCGCGCATCGACCACCACGGTCTCGGCGCTGCGCACCGCGGTGACGGTGGCGCAGGCGCTGACCAACCAGAAGCTGGTGCTCGATCAGATCACGGCGCTCAACACCACCACGGCCAATGTCATCGACGGCACGGGCACGATGCTGAAGAACCAGACCGGCGAGATCCACAAGCAGGCGGCTTCGGCGACCATCCCGCTGGAGACGCTACAGCGCGCCTTCCAGAACATCTACGACACGATGGACCAGATCGACCAGTTCAAGCTGCAGGCGCTTGGCAACATGAAGCAGACCGTCGACACGCTCTCCAACGAGGTCGAGAAATCGCGCGGCTACATCGCCCGCGCCGAGGGTGTGTCGCAGAACCGGCTCGAAGCGGCGACGCCGCTGACCGCGATCGAGGGCTGA